Proteins found in one Hyla sarda isolate aHylSar1 chromosome 7, aHylSar1.hap1, whole genome shotgun sequence genomic segment:
- the LOC130282393 gene encoding transmembrane protein 139-like — protein MVSSFVWKGVHRTVVTLGMAFMLIGVVLLTVSERIFILGICFLAAGSLAVICYLLVTLSTCVKKSRRQEDEESPTQREATAQQRTETDTSQFEAPRYEDVILSATVWTVTLGPPPDIEPPPYNSALARGRRGAIGDLRLTNPTLLRISSDIHEIMRSDLKPEERFPEPLTPPPTYNESMFQWEEVFLPSQEEG, from the exons ATGGTATCGAGCTTCGTATGGAAGGGAGTACACAGGACGGTGGTGACCCTTGGCATGGCCTTCATGCTTATCGGTGTGGTTCTGTTGACCGTATCGGAGAGAATCTTCATCCTAGGGATATGCTTCCTGGCCGCCGGCAGCCTGGCTGTCATTTGCTATCTGTTAGTGACTTTATCGACCTGTGTCAAAAAATCAAGAAGGCAGGAGGATGAAGAGAGTCCTACACAGAGAGAAGCCACGGCACAGCAGCGGACGGAAAC GGACACGTCTCAGTTCGAAGCTCCACGTTACGAGGACGTTATACTCTCTGCAACAGTGTGGACAGTGACTCTCGGTCCCCCACCAGATATCGAGCCCCCTCCTTACAATAGTGCCTTGGCACGTGGAAGAAGAGGAGCCATCGGTGATCTGAGACTCACCAACCCCACCTTACTACGTATCAGCTCTGACATTCATGAGATCATGAGATCTGACTTAAAGCCAGAAGAAAGATTCCCAGAACCTTTAACGCCTCCTCCGACCTACAACGAGTCCATGTTTCAATGGGAGGAAGTGTTTTTGCCGTCCCAAGAAGAAGGTTGA